The genomic interval AGCGCCGTCGGGCGCCACGGCGCTCGACTTCGTGGACCAGCGGACCTTCGGCCACCTCTCCGTGGCCGACCTCGTTCCCGTGCCCGTCCCCGAGCCCCCCGCGCCCCGGGTCCGGGACGCCGAGCGCGTCCCGGCACCCGTCGCGCACATCGCCAGGGACCTGCTCGATCCGGTGCTGGCGCCGGGCACGGCGGCGCGCGCCACCCTCGTCGGCGCCGTACGGCGGCGTCGGACGGGCATCAAGCGCGCGCTGCTCGACCAGACCCTCGTCAGCGGCATCGGCAACATCTACGCCGACGAGGCGCTGTGGCGCGCGCGCCTTCACCACGCGCGGGCGGCCGACGCGCTGCGTCCCGTCGACGTGCGCAGGCTTCTCGACGCGGCCGAGGCCGTGATGCGCGAGGCGCTCGCCGTCGGCGGAACGAGCTTCGACTCCCTCTACGTCAACGTGAACGGCGAGTCGGGATACTTCGCGCGCGGCCTGGCCGCGTACGGCCGCGAGGGCGAACCGTGCCCCCGCTGCGGTGCCCCGATCCGCCGGAGCCCGTTCATGAACCGCAGCGCGTTCTGGTGCCCCCGCTGCCAGCCGCGCCCCCGCGTCCCGCGTTAGCGGTCACCCCCCGAGGTCGTCCTCGCGCGTGACGAGGTTGCGCAGGCCGGACCGGCCGGAGCGGGTCCAGGCGCGCACCTGGTCCGTCAGGAACGACTGGGCGCCCTGGGGGCGGCCGCCTGCGACGTGGGGCGTGAGGATCAGGTGGGGCGCGTCCCACAGCGCAGACGCCGCGGGAAGCGGCTCCGTCGCGGTCACGTCGAGTGCGGCGCCCGCGAGCGCCCCCGAGCGCAGCGCGGCGACCAGGGCGTCCTCGTCGACCGTCGCACCGCGCCCCACGTTGACGAAGCGTGCGTGCGCGGGCAGCAGCGCGAGCGTCGCGGCGTCGACGGCGTGCCGTGTGGCCGCGGTGGCGGGCAGGAGCGAGATGAGCAGGTCGGTCTCGGGCAGCAGCGCGCGCAGCCCGGCGTCGTCGACCACGGGGAAGCCGGCGCGGACCCCCGGCGTGCCCGCGACGCCTGTGACGCGCGCGCCGAGTGCAGCGAGCAGCGGGGCGAGGCGCTGCGCGATCGATCCGAAGCCCCAGATCGTCACGCGTGCGCCGTCGAGCGTGAACGTCGGCCCGGTCTCGGCGGAGGCCTGCTCCTTGCCGAGCCCGCGGTCCCACACGTGGTCGCGCTGGGCGGCGAGCGAGCGATCGATGCGCCGCACGGTCGCCAGAGCCAGCGCGAGCGCGTGCTCGGCGACGGGTGTGTCGTGCAGGCCGCGGCCCGAGGTGATCACGACGCCGGGGGCGAACCCGGCGGCCAGGACGGCGTCGGGCCCTGCGGCGAGGCTCTGCACCCAGCGCAGGCGCCCCAGGCGCCGTGCCGCATCGTCGAGCACACGGGCGGGGGAGGCCCATGTGACGAGCACCTCGGCGTCGAGGTGCTCGTCGGCGATCGTGTCACGCATGACGTACGGGGCGACGACGTCGGCGGGGTCGTCCAGCGTCGGGGTGCAGTCGAAGGGGACGTTGCCGGGTACGAGGATCTTCACCCTCGGACGCTACCGTGCCCACCCCCGGCGCCCGGCGCGGCTACCGGTGCGTGGCCTCGCGCGCGGCGGCCCAGGCGTAGTCCGCGTCGTCGCGCACCAGGTCGGCGTGCGGTGCGCGCGCGACGACGCGGGCCGGCTCGTGCACGCCTTCCGGCGCCGTGGTCCCGGCCGGCGTGGCCGCCGCGAGCAGCAGCACCTCGTCCGCGTCGTGCGCCGCGGCGAGGCGGTGCGTCGCGACGACGACGGCGCGGCCGGTCGCGCGCGCGTGGGCGGCGAGGGCGGCGACGACGGCGTCGGCGGCCGCGGCGTCGAGGTGCTCGGCGGGCTCGTCGACGAGCAGCACGCGAGCCGGGCTGAGCAGGGCGCGTGCCACGAGCAGGCGCCGCCGCTCGCCGCCCGAGACGGTCGTGGCACCACCGCCGAGCAGCGTGTCGAGCCCGGCGGGGAGCGCGGTGAGCCAGGGGGTCAGGCCGACGGCGTCGAGCGCCACGCGCGCGTCGCCGGGCGTGACGTCGCCGCGGGCGACGCGCAGGTTCTCCAGCACCGTCGTGTCGAAGACGTGGCCGTCCTCGGCGACGAAGAGCGTCGTCGTGCCCAGGGCCGCGGTGACGGTGCCGGAGCGAGGCGGCAGCAGGCCGGCGGCGGTCATCAGGAGCGTCGTCTTGCCGACGCCCGAGGGGCCCGCGAGCGCGACGACGTCGCCGGGAGCGAGCACGAGGTCGACGCCGCCGACGGCGGGTGCGGCGGCCCCGGGCCACCCGGCGGCGACGTCCGTGAGTGCGAGCAGCCCGCGTGGGGCGTCGTCCTGACCGGGCCGGTGCGGGCGCGCCTGCGACGGCCCGGGAGTGGCGGTGGGGCGTGCGGGCTGGTCCGTCAGGGTGCCCTGCCGGTCCTGGGCGTCGGCGGGCGGGAGCAGCGCGGCCAGGCGGGCCGCGGCCTCGCGCGACCGGCGTAGCTGGACGGCGGCCGCCGGGAGCACGCCCGTGACCTCGAACACGGCGAGCGGCGTGAGCACCACCACCGCCAGCTCGACGGGCGCGAGCGCCCCTCCCGAGCTCAGCGCCGCCATTCCGAGCGCGAGCGCGGCGACGACCGACAGGGTCTGGCCGACCGCACCGATCGCCGCCGAGACCCCGGCCGTGCGGGCTCCGTCGTCTCCGGCGGTGGTGAGCCGGGCGTCGGCGGCGTCGAGGGCGGCGAGCTCGTCGCCCAGGCGCCCGGCCACGCGCAGCTGCTGGCCCTCTTCGAGCAGTCCCAGCGCGCGGGTCGTGACCTCGGCGCGCGCGGCGGCCCCGGCCGCCTCGGTCGCGGCGGACGCCCGCGCGGCGAGCCAGGGCGCGAGCACGCCCGTCAGCAGCAGGCATCCCAGCAGGGCGACGGCCGCCGACGGCAGGAACGCCCCCACGAGCGCGACCGAGCCGAGCCCCACCAGGACGGCGACCCCGGCCGGCACGAGCGACTTGACCACGACCTCGCCGACGGCGTCGACGTCGGCCCCGACGCGTGCGAGCAGGTCGCCGCGCCGCAGCGCGACGACGCCCGTCACCGGGCCGCGGGCGAGCGCGTCGTACAGGTTGGCGCGCAGCGCCGACATGCCGCCGAGCGCGACGTCGTGCGAGGCGAGGCGTTCAAGGTAGCGCAGCACGCCGCGCCCGACGCCGCACGCGCGCACGGTGACGACGGCGACCGACAGCGTCAGCACCGGCGGCATCTGCGAGGCGCGGGCGATCAGCCACGCGGACACGGCTGCCAGACCCACCGAGCAGCCGAGCGCGAGCGCTCCGAGCAACATCGCGCGCAGGACTCGGGCCGGCCGCACCTCCAGCAGGGGCAGCACGGTCAGCAGGGGGTCGCGGTTCACGCGGTCGCTCCTTCGGGTGCGCGCGCCGCGACGTCGACCACCTGGTCGGCGAGCGCCAGCAGCGACGCTCGGTGGGCGACGACGACGACGGTGCGGCCGGCGTCGCGCCAGGCTCGCACGGTGTCGAGGACGACGCGCTCACCTGCGGCGTCGAGGTGGGCGGTCGGCTCGTCGAGCACGACGACGGGCCGGTCGGCCCCGGCCAGCATCGCGGCGGTGAGGGCGACCCGCTGGCGCTGCCCGACCGACAGCCCGACCCCGCCGAGCCCGACGGGTGTGTCCCAGCCTGCGGGCAGTGCTGCGACGACGGCGTCGAGGCCGGTGGTCCGGGCCGCGTCGAGGACCTCGGCGTCCGAAGGCGCGGCGTCAGCGCGGGCACCGGCGCCGCCGACGACGTCGCGCAGTCGTCCCGGCGCGATCGCGGGACGCTGCGGCACCCAGGCCACGTGGCTCCACCACCAGTCGTGGTCGACGTCGCGGAGGTCGACGAGGGTGGGCGCTCCGGCGGCGACGGAGCCACCCGAGCCGGCGCGCGCGCCGTCGTCCGAGAGCTCGAGGTGGACGCTGCCGGCGTCGGGGAGCAGCAGGCCGAGCAGCACCTGGACGGCCGTCGACTTGCCGGCGCCGGACGGGCCGCGCAGCGCGACCACACGCCCGTCGCCGGGGACGCCCGTGCCGAGCGGGATGCGCGCGCTGAGCGCCGACGGCGCCTCGACGGCCCGGTCGCCGGCACGCACGGTCACGCCGTCGAGCACGATCGCGCTCACGCGGCCGCTGGGGGAGTGCGTCGCGCGCTCGGGCACGGGTGTCTCGAGCACCGCGAACGCGCGCTCGGCCGCCGCGATCCCGTCGGTCGACGCGTGGAACTGCGCCCCGACGGCGCGCAGCGGCAGGTAGACCTCGGGCGCGAGCATGATGACGGCCAGGCCCGTCTCCAGGCTCATCGCTCCTTCGACCAGGCGCAGGCCGACGCCGACGGCGACGATCGCGACCGAGAGCGTGGTCAGCAGCTCGAGCACCATGCCGGACAGGAAGGCGACACGGAGCGTGCTCATCGTGGCCCGTTTCGAGGCGTCGCCGAGCGCCCTCACGCGGGCGCCGGGGCCGGTCTCGCGGCCGAACGCGCGCAGCGTGGGCAGGCCGGCGAGCAGGTCGAGCACCTGCGCGCCGAGGCGTTCGACGACGGCGAGCCGCCGTTCGGACGTCCCCTGCGTCATGACTCCGACGAGCCACATGAACAGCGGGACCAGCGGCAGGGTCACGACGCAGATCACGAGCGACACCCAGTCGAGCCCGAGCATCACGAGCAGGACCGCGGGCGTCACGAGCGCCGTCAGCAGCAGCGACGGCAGGTACTTCACGAGGTAGGGCTCGAGGGCGTCGAGGCCGCGGGTGGCGAGGGTCGCCGCCTCGGCCTGCCGGCCGCCGTCGGCCCACCGGGGCCCGAGGGTCACGGCGTGCGCGACGACCTGGGAGCGCAGCTCGGCGACGGTGCTGGCCGCGGCGCGCTGCGCGTACCGCTCCTGCGCCCACGCGACGACGGCGCGCCCGGCCGCGACGCCCACGAGCGCGCCCAGGGTGCGCACCGCCGTCTGGCCGGGCACGGACCCGTGGGTCACGAGCCCGGCCAGCAACGAGGCGATGAGCAGCGCCTGGGCGACGACCAGGATGGCCGACCCCAGCCCGAGCCCGGCGGTCAGGACGACGTACCGCCGGGCCGAGCGTGCCCGCTGCAGCAGGCGAGGGTCGAGTGGCTTCACGCGGGCGTCACGAGAGGTCCGACTGGTTGACGGCCGGCTTGGCGTGGCTTCCGACGGCCTCGCGGACCTTGGTCCACGACAGTCCGGCGGGGGCAGGCAGGTCCCGCGTCGTCAGACGGCGACGGAACACCCAGTACGTCCAGCTCTGGTAGGCGATCACGACCGGTGTGAGGATCACGGCGACCCACGTCATGACGGTCAACGTGTAGTCGGTCGAGGTGGCCTGGGCGATGGACAGCGACGGCCCGCCGGCACGTCCCGGCATGACGTCGGGGTACATCGACCCGAAGATGAGCGCGACCGCGGCCGCCATGGTCACGGCCGAGAGCGTGAACGCCCAGCCCTCGCGTCCCTTCGCGTTGGTCACGACGACGCCGACGAGGCACCCGGCCGCGACGACGACGGCGGCCCACGTCCAGGTCACCGAGTACGCGAGCTGTGCCCACACGACCCAGCCGCCCGCGATGACCACGGCGGCGATCGACAGGCGTCCGGCCAGGGCACGGGCGCGCGTACGCAGCTCGCCGTCGGTCTTGAGCGCGAGGAACACCGAGCCGTGCAGCAGGAACAGCACGACCGTCGTCAGGCCGCCCAGCAGGGCGAACGGGTTGAGGAGCGCCCAGAACCCGCCGATGTACTGGTGATCGGCGTCGAGCAGGACGCCGCGCACCAGGTTGGCGAACGCGACGCCCCACAGCAGCGCGGGGAGCCACGAGCCCACCTGGATGAGCACGTCGAACCGGCGGCTCCAGGCCGCCGACGCGATCTTGCCGCGGTACTCGAACGCGACGACGCGCACGATGAGGGCGAACAGGATGAGGAACAGCGGGAGGTAGAACCCCGAGAACAGGGTCGCGTACCACTCGGGGAAGGCGGCGAAGGTCGCGCCGCCCGCGGTGAGCAGCCACACCTCGTTGCCGTCCCACACCGGGCCGATCGTGTTGACCAGCACCCGGCGTTCGTCTGCCTTCTGCTCGCGTGTCCCCTTGGGGAAGAACGACATCAGCATCCCGACGCCGAAGTCGAAGCCCTCGAGGACGAGGTACCCCGTCCACAGGACGGCGATGATGACGAACCACAGGATCGAAAGGTCCATCTCAGATCTCCTGTCTCTGCTCGGCGGTCAGTATGCGAAGGACAACGGGCGGTCGGCGTCGTCGCCGTCGGCGTCGCGCGCCTCCGGTGACTCGTCGTAGACCTGCGGCACGCCTTCGATGGCGTAGCGGTGCAGCAGGCGGTACCAGATCACGCCGAGCACGGCGTAGACCACGGTGAACACGATCATCGACGTGAGGACGACGCCGGCCGGGACGGCGGTGGACACGCCGCGCTCGGTCAGCAGCCGCACCTCGTCGATGCCGCTGGGGTTGGGTGCCACGACCCAGGGCTGGCGGCCGATCTCGGTGAAGATCCAGCCGAAGGAGCAGGCGAGGAACGGCATCGGGATCGCGATGACGGCCAGCTTGGACAGCCACTTGCTGTCCGACAGCCGGCCCTTCCGGGTGGCCCACAGCGACCACACGGCCAGCGCGGCCGAGAAGACGGCGAGCCCGATCATGAGCCGGAACGACCAGTAGGAGATGCCGAGCGGCGGCGTGTACGAGATCGTCTCGCCGGCCTCGTTGGTGGCGCCGAACTTGTCCGCCATGTCCTGCTGGACGTCGTTGACGCCGGGCAGCAGCGAGTCGGGGCCGGAGAAGTGCCCGGTGCCGAGGAAGCTCGCCAGGCCCGGGACCTCGATGACGCGCGTGAGCTGGTCACAGGTCGGGTTGAGCGGGCCGATGGTCAGGATCGAGAACGCGGCTCCTTCGGTGGAGTCGCACAGTGCCTCTGCGGCGGACATCTTGCCTGGCTGCTGCTCGTACATGATCTTGCCCTGTGCGTCGCCCGAGATGATGACCCCGACTCCGGAGATCAGCATGACGACGGCACCCAGCACGACGGCGGGCCGGTACGTGTCGCGGGCGAGGGCGACGAGCTCGGGCTTCTTCGACCGAACCAGGCGCACCATCCACCAGGTGGCGATACCGCACATGAACGTGCCCGAGAGCAGGAACGACGCGGTGACGGTGTGTGGGAACGCCGCCCACAAGGTGTTGTTGCCGAGGACGGCGCCGATGGACTCCATCTCGGCACGCCCGGTCTCGGGGTTGTACGTCGTGCCGACCGGGTGCTGCATCCACGAGTTGGCGGAGAGGATGAACAGCGCGGACAGGTTCGTGGCCAGCGCGAACAGCCAGGCGCATGCCAGGTGGACCTTCTTGCTGAGGCGGTCCCAGCCGAAGATCCACAGGCCCAGGAACGTCGACTCGATGAAGAACGCGGCGAGCGCCTCCATGGCGAGCGGAGCGCCGAACACGTCGCCGACGAACCGCGAGTACTCGCTCCAGGTCATGCCGAACTGGAACTCCTGCACGATGCCGGTTGCGACACCGAGCGCGAAGTTGATGAGCAACAACTTGCCAAAGAACTTGGTCAGCCTGAGCCACCGCTCGTTCTTGGTGACGACCCACGCGGTCTGCATTCCCGCCACCAGTGGCGCGAGACCGATCGTCAGGGGAACAAGGATGAAGTGGTAGACGGTGGTGATGGCGAACTGCCATCGGGCGAGCGCGAGAACATCCATCGGGCGTCTCCTGGACTCGGAACGAGTGGGGCGCTGCCGCTCCGCACGGCTATCCCCGCACGTCGTGGCACACGAGCAGAGTGCTCGTGAACTTCTTCACGAGTCAATACGACTCGCTGTGACCTCGCTCGCACCGGCGAGAGCGGGTCATGTAGTAACAGTGAACACCCGCGATGCCCGACACGCTCACCGTGTCACCGAACGCTCGCGTGGCGTCATGGTGCGATACTGGAGCGCAACCGTCGGGGCCACATCACCCGGACGGCCACGAGTCCGCAGCTTCCGCGTCCGCACGCGGTGCCGCGGTCGGGGTGCTCGAAGGGAGCCCCGGCCGCCCGGCGTCCGCGAAGACGTGCCAGCAGCCGACCGTCACCGAGACTTCCGTCCGGTGCCGCGCCTGAGCGCGCGGCCCGCGCGACGACAGCCCGTCGGCCCACAGGTGTGGGGTGGGCGGCCGGGCACCAGGAGCACACCGCGTGACCTCTGACAACACCGGCAACACCACCCGCAAGCCCGCTCGGCGCCGTGTGACGCGCGCCGCCGGCGGGCCCGCGGCCGACGCGGGGACGACGCCGGACCTCGGCATCACGCTCCCGACGCGCGACGACCCCGCCAAGGCGTCCGCACCCGTGGACGTGACCAATCCCACGGCAGCCGCCGAGCCGCCCGCGCCCGACGCAGCCGCTGCGCCCGCGCGCCGTTCCCGGCGCGTGTCTCGCCCGGCATCGACGCCGGACCCCGAGGCGGCAGACGCCGGCACCCCGGCGCGCACGACCTCCACCCGCAGGCGGGCGGCGTCCACGCCGGCCACCGCGACACCGGAGTCCGGCACCGCGCCGACCCTCGACGGCATCGTCTTCCCGGAGCGGGCCGCCGAGCCTCGCACGGCCGACACCGACACCGACACCGACACCGCGACCTCGGACGGCGAGACCGAGCCGCGCGCCGCCAAGGCGGGCGCCAGCAAGGCCGGTGCGAGCAAGGCGGGCACCACCAAGGCGGGCACCGCCAAGGCGGGCGCGAGCAAGGCGGGCGCGAGCAAGGCGCGCACCACCAAGGCGCGCACCACCAAGGAGCGCACCGTCGAGAAGGCGGCTGCCGAGGCTCCCGCCGATGCAGCCTCCGAGGCCCCCGCCGTGGCGGCCTCCGATGCGCCCGCCGAACCCGCCGTCGAGCCCGCGGGCCCGACCGACCTCGCCGAGACGACGGCCGAAGCGCCCGTCAAGCGGCCGCGGCGCGCCGTGCGCTCGCTCGACGACATCGAGCTGCCGAACGGCCCGACCGCGACCGCCCCCGCCGAGGCGGACACCCCCGCACCCCGGCGCGGACGCCGTCGCGCCACGTCCGAGGCGCCCGCGCCCGACGCCTCGGCGCCGGTGCCCGCGAGCGGAGACGAGGCACCGGCGGTGCAGCGGCCGACGCGCGCGCGTCGCTCGCGGGCCACGCAGGCCGAGGCCGCGCAGACCGACGCGACGCAGCCCGACGCGACGCAGCCCAAGGCCGGGAGCGAGGCCGGGACGACCGCGGCCCAGGCGCCGGGGTCGACGACGCCGCGCCTGGCCACCACGGCCATGCTCTTCCAGGCACCCGACCTGACGACGTCGCGCCGGTCGCGCCGCGCGCAGGCGCCGGCCGGGCCGCCGCACCCCCAGGACGAGCCCGCCGCGCCGACGGCAGACCCTGCCGACCAGCCGGCCGAGGAGCCCGTCGAGCTCACCGAGGAGGAGGCCGCGGCGGCCGAGGAGGTCGCTGCGATCGAGGCCGAGCTCGTGGCCGACGGCGTCGAGCTGGTCGCGCTGACCGCCGACGACCTTGTCGCGGACGACGAGGACGCGGAGATCGAGTCCGCCGACGACCGCCCGCGCCGTCGGCGTCGCCGGGGAGGACGTGGTCGCCGCGGTGGCCGCCGCCCCGAGGACGACGACGAGGGCGACGAGGGCGATGACGCCGAGCCGGCCGAGACCGGCGACGACGGCGACGACGACGGCGAGGCCGAGGCCGAGGCCGAGGCCGCGGACGACGAGGCGGGCGGTTCGCGCCGTCGTCGCCGGCGTCGCCGGGGCTCGCGTGCCGAGCGCGCCGAGTCGGGCCCGCGCGGCACGCGGTCCTCCGACGAGGTCACCGCGCTCAAGGGCTCGACGCGCCTCGAGGCCAAGCGTCAGCGCAGGCGCGAGGGCCGCGACGCGGGCCGCCGCCGCCAGATCATCACGGAGGCCGAGTTCCTGGCGCGCCGGGAGGCGGTCACGCGCTCGATGGTCGTGCGGGAGAAGGACGGCCGCACGCAGATCGCGGTGCTCGAGGACGGC from Xylanimonas allomyrinae carries:
- the cydD gene encoding thiol reductant ABC exporter subunit CydD, with amino-acid sequence MKPLDPRLLQRARSARRYVVLTAGLGLGSAILVVAQALLIASLLAGLVTHGSVPGQTAVRTLGALVGVAAGRAVVAWAQERYAQRAAASTVAELRSQVVAHAVTLGPRWADGGRQAEAATLATRGLDALEPYLVKYLPSLLLTALVTPAVLLVMLGLDWVSLVICVVTLPLVPLFMWLVGVMTQGTSERRLAVVERLGAQVLDLLAGLPTLRAFGRETGPGARVRALGDASKRATMSTLRVAFLSGMVLELLTTLSVAIVAVGVGLRLVEGAMSLETGLAVIMLAPEVYLPLRAVGAQFHASTDGIAAAERAFAVLETPVPERATHSPSGRVSAIVLDGVTVRAGDRAVEAPSALSARIPLGTGVPGDGRVVALRGPSGAGKSTAVQVLLGLLLPDAGSVHLELSDDGARAGSGGSVAAGAPTLVDLRDVDHDWWWSHVAWVPQRPAIAPGRLRDVVGGAGARADAAPSDAEVLDAARTTGLDAVVAALPAGWDTPVGLGGVGLSVGQRQRVALTAAMLAGADRPVVVLDEPTAHLDAAGERVVLDTVRAWRDAGRTVVVVAHRASLLALADQVVDVAARAPEGATA
- the cydB gene encoding cytochrome d ubiquinol oxidase subunit II; this translates as MDLSILWFVIIAVLWTGYLVLEGFDFGVGMLMSFFPKGTREQKADERRVLVNTIGPVWDGNEVWLLTAGGATFAAFPEWYATLFSGFYLPLFLILFALIVRVVAFEYRGKIASAAWSRRFDVLIQVGSWLPALLWGVAFANLVRGVLLDADHQYIGGFWALLNPFALLGGLTTVVLFLLHGSVFLALKTDGELRTRARALAGRLSIAAVVIAGGWVVWAQLAYSVTWTWAAVVVAAGCLVGVVVTNAKGREGWAFTLSAVTMAAAVALIFGSMYPDVMPGRAGGPSLSIAQATSTDYTLTVMTWVAVILTPVVIAYQSWTYWVFRRRLTTRDLPAPAGLSWTKVREAVGSHAKPAVNQSDLS
- a CDS encoding cytochrome ubiquinol oxidase subunit I — protein: MDVLALARWQFAITTVYHFILVPLTIGLAPLVAGMQTAWVVTKNERWLRLTKFFGKLLLINFALGVATGIVQEFQFGMTWSEYSRFVGDVFGAPLAMEALAAFFIESTFLGLWIFGWDRLSKKVHLACAWLFALATNLSALFILSANSWMQHPVGTTYNPETGRAEMESIGAVLGNNTLWAAFPHTVTASFLLSGTFMCGIATWWMVRLVRSKKPELVALARDTYRPAVVLGAVVMLISGVGVIISGDAQGKIMYEQQPGKMSAAEALCDSTEGAAFSILTIGPLNPTCDQLTRVIEVPGLASFLGTGHFSGPDSLLPGVNDVQQDMADKFGATNEAGETISYTPPLGISYWSFRLMIGLAVFSAALAVWSLWATRKGRLSDSKWLSKLAVIAIPMPFLACSFGWIFTEIGRQPWVVAPNPSGIDEVRLLTERGVSTAVPAGVVLTSMIVFTVVYAVLGVIWYRLLHRYAIEGVPQVYDESPEARDADGDDADRPLSFAY
- the mutM gene encoding bifunctional DNA-formamidopyrimidine glycosylase/DNA-(apurinic or apyrimidinic site) lyase yields the protein MPELPEVETVRAGLDRHVVGARVRDVEVLRDDSVRRHDGGAAAFADQLVGRRLAAAQRRGKYLWLPLSDASADAASAAFLVHLGMSGQLLVRDASSSWRHPHLRVRLHLDGAPSGATALDFVDQRTFGHLSVADLVPVPVPEPPAPRVRDAERVPAPVAHIARDLLDPVLAPGTAARATLVGAVRRRRTGIKRALLDQTLVSGIGNIYADEALWRARLHHARAADALRPVDVRRLLDAAEAVMREALAVGGTSFDSLYVNVNGESGYFARGLAAYGREGEPCPRCGAPIRRSPFMNRSAFWCPRCQPRPRVPR
- a CDS encoding pentapeptide repeat-containing protein, with protein sequence MRRPGRRLRAARPARRRQVGCLEEHGRGGQARRRRPRRLGRGRPGLAPGLGLRRVGLRRVGLRGLGLRGPRATRARRPLHRRCLVSARGHRRRGVGRGRLGRGATASAPGCGGVRLGGGGRGRAVRQLDVVERAHGAPRPLDGRFGRRLGEVGRARGLDGGFGGRIGGRHGGGLGGCIGGSLGSRLLDGALLGGARLGGARLARARLARARLGGARLGGARLARTGLAGARLGGARLGLAVRGRGVGVGVGVGRARLGGPLREDDAVEGRRGAGLRCRGGRRGRRPPAGGGRARRGAGVCRLGVRRRCRARHAPGTARGRSGCVGRGRLGGCRGIGHVHGCGRLGGVVARRERDAEVRRRPRVGRGPAGGARHTAPSGLAGGVAGVVRGHAVCSWCPAAHPTPVGRRAVVARAARSGAAPDGSLGDGRLLARLRGRRAAGAPFEHPDRGTACGRGSCGLVAVRVMWPRRLRSSIAP
- the cydC gene encoding thiol reductant ABC exporter subunit CydC; protein product: MNRDPLLTVLPLLEVRPARVLRAMLLGALALGCSVGLAAVSAWLIARASQMPPVLTLSVAVVTVRACGVGRGVLRYLERLASHDVALGGMSALRANLYDALARGPVTGVVALRRGDLLARVGADVDAVGEVVVKSLVPAGVAVLVGLGSVALVGAFLPSAAVALLGCLLLTGVLAPWLAARASAATEAAGAAARAEVTTRALGLLEEGQQLRVAGRLGDELAALDAADARLTTAGDDGARTAGVSAAIGAVGQTLSVVAALALGMAALSSGGALAPVELAVVVLTPLAVFEVTGVLPAAAVQLRRSREAAARLAALLPPADAQDRQGTLTDQPARPTATPGPSQARPHRPGQDDAPRGLLALTDVAAGWPGAAAPAVGGVDLVLAPGDVVALAGPSGVGKTTLLMTAAGLLPPRSGTVTAALGTTTLFVAEDGHVFDTTVLENLRVARGDVTPGDARVALDAVGLTPWLTALPAGLDTLLGGGATTVSGGERRRLLVARALLSPARVLLVDEPAEHLDAAAADAVVAALAAHARATGRAVVVATHRLAAAHDADEVLLLAAATPAGTTAPEGVHEPARVVARAPHADLVRDDADYAWAAAREATHR
- a CDS encoding NAD(P)-dependent oxidoreductase — encoded protein: MKILVPGNVPFDCTPTLDDPADVVAPYVMRDTIADEHLDAEVLVTWASPARVLDDAARRLGRLRWVQSLAAGPDAVLAAGFAPGVVITSGRGLHDTPVAEHALALALATVRRIDRSLAAQRDHVWDRGLGKEQASAETGPTFTLDGARVTIWGFGSIAQRLAPLLAALGARVTGVAGTPGVRAGFPVVDDAGLRALLPETDLLISLLPATAATRHAVDAATLALLPAHARFVNVGRGATVDEDALVAALRSGALAGAALDVTATEPLPAASALWDAPHLILTPHVAGGRPQGAQSFLTDQVRAWTRSGRSGLRNLVTREDDLGG